The proteins below are encoded in one region of Brassica napus cultivar Da-Ae chromosome A6, Da-Ae, whole genome shotgun sequence:
- the LOC125610247 gene encoding uncharacterized protein LOC125610247 isoform X2: MRVDSRRLDAIGFTQGETRGFLQIKASHGKNQKEYGFGFLMEIREYEIRLCGNKRINFEGINDWFRWISLGFFGSQIRSEDGKNMWGSIRVNLPQYTTHDYMRRAAFSYTDKCVPDAFSAIGARRY; the protein is encoded by the exons ATGAGAGTCGATTCACGAAGATTGGATGCTATTGGATTCACACAAGGAGAAACTAGAGGATTTCTACAGATCAAGGCAAGCCATGGGAAGAATCAGAAGGAATATGGTTTTGGTTTTCTAATGGAAATTCGAGAATACGAGATCCGTTTGTGCGGTAACAAACGAATCAATTTCGAGGGGATTAATGATTGGTTTCGATGGATTTCCTTGGGATTCTTTGGTTCTCAGATCAGATCAGAAGATGGGAAGAACATGTGGGGCTCAATCAGAGTCAACTTGCCACAATACACAACACATGACTATATGAGGAGGGCGGCATTCTCGTACACAG ACAAATGCGTACCAGATGCGTTCAGTGCTATCGGAGCAAGGAGGTATTAA
- the LOC106346923 gene encoding xyloglucan 6-xylosyltransferase 4-like, translated as MVQDALRTSGSGGGLPTTAVWNGGGRGRGFLRGWQVQNTSINIKIMILCGFVTILVLLGTVSFGNLGSSNADAVNQNLIKETEPILAESPSASVPTDLEELPKPEANPPTDLEEPPIAEVNPPTALEEPPKPEVNPPTALEEPSKPEANPPPELEEPPKAEVNPNVTYTLGPRITNWDSQRKVWLNQNPGFPSIVNGKARILLLTGSPPGPCDKPIGDYYLLKTVKNKIDYCRIHGIEIVYNMAHLDEELSGYWTKLPMIRRLMLSHPEVEWIWWMDSDALFTDILFEIPMSRYEKHNLVIHGYPDLLFNQKSWVALNTGVFLLRNCQWSLDLLDAWAPMGPKGPIRDEAGKVLTAYLKGRPAFEADDQSALIYLLLSQKEKWMEKVYVENQYYLHGFWEGLVDKYEEMIEKYHPGLGDERWPFVTHFVGCKPCGSYADYAEERCFKGMERAFNFADNQVLKLYGFSHMGLLSPKVKRIRNETVSPLEFVDKFDIRRTHEETKP; from the coding sequence ATGGTTCAGGATGCGTTGAGAACCTCCGGAAGTGGTGGAGGACTTCCGACAACGGCTGTATGGAATGGCGGAGGGAGAGGCCGTGGTTTCTTGCGCGGTTGGCAGGTCCAGAATACCTCAATCAACATCAAAATCATGATTCTCTGCGGCTTCGTGACCATCCTCGTCTTACTTGGCACAGTCAGTTTTGGTAACCTTGGAAGCTCCAACGCTGACGCTGTTAATCAAAATCTCATCAAGGAAACCGAGCCGATTCTTGCCGAGAGCCCATCTGCTTCGGTTCCGACCGACCTGGAGGAACTGCCTAAACCTGAGGCTAATCCTCCAACTGACTTAGAGGAACCGCCAATAGCTGAGGTTAATCCTCCAACTGCATTGGAGGAACCTCCTAAACCTGAGGTTAATCCTCCAACTGCCTTGGAGGAGCCGTCTAAACCTGAGGCTAATCCTCCACCTGAGTTGGAGGAGCCGCCGAAAGCTGAGGTTAATCCCAACGTGACGTACACTCTAGGCCCTAGGATCACCAACTGGGACAGTCAACGCAAGGTATGGCTAAATCAGAACCCTGGGTTTCCTAGTATAGTCAACGGCAAAGCTAGAATCTTGCTTCTAACCGGGTCTCCTCCAGGACCCTGTGATAAACCCATTGGAGACTATTATCTATTGAAAACAGTGAAGAACAAGATTGATTACTGTAGGATTCACGGGATAGAGATTGTGTACAACATGGCACATCTGGATGAGGAACTCTCAGGGTACTGGACTAAGTTGCCTATGATTAGGAGATTAATGCTGTCTCATCCAGAAGTAGAATGGATTTGGTGGATGGATAGTGATGCTTTGTTCACTGATATACTATTTGAGATCCCCATGTCTCGGTACGAGAAGCATAACCTGGTGATACACGGGTATCCAGACTTGTTGTTCAACCAAAAGTCATGGGTTGCATTGAACACAGGTGTTTTTCTGTTGAGGAATTGTCAGTGGTCATTGGATTTGTTAGATGCTTGGGCTCCAATGGGACCAAAAGGGCCAATCCGCGACGAAGCTGGGAAGGTACTGACAGCTTATCTGAAAGGTCGGCCTGCTTTTGAGGCGGATGATCAATCAGCGTTGATATATCTCCTGCTTTCACAGAAGGAGAAGTGGATGGAGAAGGTTTACGTTGAGAACCAATACTATTTGCACGGGTTTTGGGAGGGTTTGGTTGATAAGTATGAAGAGATGATAGAGAAGTATCATCCGGGATTGGGTGATGAGAGATGGCCTTTTGTGACGCATTTCGTGGGTTGCAAACCGTGTGGCAGCTACGCTGATTACGCAGAGGAGAGGTGCTTCAAAGGCATGGAGAGGGCTTTTAATTTCGCAGATAACCAAGTGCTGAAGCTGTATGGATTTAGCCACATGGGACTGTTGAGCCCTAAGGTTAAGAGGATCAGAAACGAGACAGTTTCTCCTTTGGAGTTTGTAGACAAGTTTGATATCCGGAGAACGCATGAAGAAACCAAGCCATGA
- the LOC106346919 gene encoding glycine-rich RNA-binding protein 6, mitochondrial-like, translated as MHYMDLFSKAGNIFRQPRALQAANAMLQGNLSLTPSKLFVGGLSPTTDVDILKDVFGRFGKIVDVVVISDRETGVSKGFGFVTYDSIDAANKAMQQMNDQELDGRIIGVNPADSGGGGGGLPRRGGRGGGRGGFGRGGFGRGGYNFVR; from the exons ATGCATTACATGGATTTGTTTAGTAAAGCTGGAAACATATTTAGGCAGCCTAGAGCTTTGCAGGCCGCCAACGCTATGTTACAGGGCAATCTTTCTTTGACTCCTTCCAAACTCTTTGTTGGAG GTCTGTCACCAACTACTGATGTTGATATCTTGAAAGATGTTTTTGGCAGATTTGGCAAAATCGTTGATG TGGTAGTGATTTCGGACCGTGAAACTGGTGTGTCGAAGGGATTTGGTTTCGTAACATACGACTCGATTGATGCTGCTAATAAGGCAATGCAACAGATGAATGATCAG GAACTTGATGGGAGAATAATTGGAGTGAACCCAGCTGATTCAGGAGGCGGTGGAGGTGGTTTACCAAGACGGGGAGGTCGTGGTGGTGGCCGAGGTGGGTTCGGTCGTGGTGGATTTGGACGTGGAGGCTATAACTTTGTTCGTTAA
- the LOC106346921 gene encoding LON peptidase N-terminal domain and RING finger protein 1-like, with protein MSNEESLPAFTLFGLDDVENYGLVSEADNSLPLDIHNQVFQLVEKGNQSFKDSRFEEAISNYSKAYSIKPLDPIVLSNRSAAYIRLGQYLKQRSASVSEYTPLNGFDMSMLGELALKDADKLMNLQSSSVKSYTTKACALMLLERYELARDTILSGLQIDPFSDPLRSNLQELEKVMPTSMRKTHGKAERSDDFDCTVCLKLLYEPATTPCGHTFCRSCLFQSMDRGNKCPLCRTVIFMTPRTCAVSVTLNNIIQKNFPEEYAERKSEQDTLVHLGNESMPLFVMDVIIPCQKLSLHIFEPRYRLMVRRIMEGNHRMGMVALDSATGSPVDVACEVEITECDPLPDGRFVLELESHRRCRIVKAWDQDGYRVAEVEWVTDIAPQSDQEKADLRELTTSAASFARSWLERAKEAARQGDRRRLETLLIVESMMPTPQDPERFSFWLATLTDRRPSERLELLRLQDTGERIRRGLIYLRSVERGCTMQ; from the exons ATGTCGAACGAAGAGTCTCTTCCGGCATTCACTTTGTTCGGTTTGGATGATGTCGAAAACTATGGTCTG GTCAGTGAAGCTGACAATTCATTGCCTTTGGACATACACAATCAGGTGTTTCAACTTGTTGAGAAGGGAAACCAATCATTCAAAGATTCTCGCTTTGAAGAG GCGATTAGCAATTATTCAAAAGCCTATTCTATTAAGCCTCTTGATCCTATTGTTCTAAGCAATAGAAGTGCTGCTTATATAAG acTTGGACAATATCTGAAGCAGAGATCTGCATCAGTTTCTGAATATACacctctgaacggttttgataTGTCGATGCTTGGGGAA CTTGCTCTTAAGGATGCTGATAAGCTAATGAACCTTCAGAGCAGTTCAGTGAAGTCATACACCACAAAGGCTTGTGCCCTCATGTTG CTAGAAAGATATGAGTTAGCACGTGACACTATCCTCTCAGGTCTACAGATTGATCCCTTCAG CGATCCTCTCCGATCCAATCTTCAGGAATTGGAGAAGGTTATGCCTACTTCAATGAGGAAGACACATGGAAAGGCTGAGCGGTCTGATGACTTTGACTGCACCGTTTGCCTGAAACTGCTGTATGAACCTGCTACAACTCCATGTGGGCATACATTCTGCCGATCATGCCTCTTTCAGTCTATGGATCGTG GAAACAAATGTCCACTATGTCGAACTGTCATTTTCATGACTCCAAGAACATGCGCTGTCAG TGTGACATTGAATAACATCATACAAAAGAACTTTCCAGAGGAGTATGCTGAAAGGAAATCAGAGCAAGACACTCTGGTCCACTTAGGGAATGAAAGTATGCCTCTTTTTGTCATGGATGTGATCATCCCGTGTCAGAAGTTGTCTCTTCACATATTTGAACCTAGATATCGGCTAATG GTGAGAAGAATAATGGAGGGAAATCATAGGATGGGAATg GTAGCTCTTGATTCTGCGACAGGTTCACCAGTGGATGTTGCTTGCGAAGTCGAAATCACAGA GTGTGATCCACTACCGGATGGGCGTTTTGTCCTGGAG CTGGAAAGCCATAGAAGGTGTCGCATTGTAAAAGCTTGGGATCAAGATGG atatcGTGTTGCAGAGGTTGAATGGGTGACAGATATAGCACCACAAAGCGACCAAGAGAAAGCAGAT CTGCGGGAACTAACAACTAGTGCAGCATCATTTGCTCGGTCATGGCTAGAGAGAGCAAAGGAAGCAGCTAGACAAGGAG ACAGAAGAAGACTTGAAACACTTCTAATTGTTGAATCTATGATGCCTACACCTCAAGATCCAGAGCGCTTCAGTTTCTGG CTTGCGACATTGACAGATAGGAGACCTTCAGAAAGATTGGAACTACTTCGGCTTCAAGATACTGGAGAG AGAATTAGGCGTGGGTTGATATATCTTCGATCAGTAGAACGAGGATGCACAATGCAATGA
- the LOC106422540 gene encoding phosphoserine phosphatase, chloroplastic isoform X3, with the protein MAVVVVLAVILLAMVGHSSGAWCVCREGLSEAMLQKTLDYACGAGADCGPIHQNGPCFNPNTVKSHCSYAVNSFFQKKGQSPGTCDFAGTATVSASDPTPSLMEALITSRVVPLRILCRKLSSVSADFSCLEFKRYPCRSGRVSVMNHPKLLRPVTASVQPQELSALGHEGNIVPSKEIMDLWRDVEAVCFDVDSTVCVDEGIDELAEFCGAGKAVAEWTARAMGGSVPFEEALAARLSLFKPSLSKVEEYLQKRPPRLSPGIEELVKKLRANKIDVYLISGGFRQMINPVASILGIPRENIFANNILFGNSGEFVGFDENEPTSRSGGKAKAVQQIRETRLYKTMAMIGDGATDLEARKPGGADLFICYAGVQLREAVAAQADWLIFKFEPLLNSLD; encoded by the exons ATGgcggttgttgttgttcttgctGTGATTTTGTTGGCTATGGTTGGTCACTCAA GTGGGGCATGGTGTGTATGCAGAGAAGGTTTAAGTGAAGCAATGTTGCAGAAGACATTGGACTACGCATGTGGCGCAGGAGCTGATTGTGGACCCATTCACCAGAACGGACCTTGCTTTAATCCAAACACCGTCAAGTCTCACTGCTCCTACGCCGTCAACAGCTTCTTCCAGAAGAAAGGTCAGTCTCCGGGAACTTGTGACTTCGCCGGCACAGCCACCGTCTCAGCCTCTGATCCCA CTCCAAGTTTGATGGAAGCATTAATTACTTCCAGGGTTGTGCCACTTCGGATTCTATGTAGGAAGCTTTCATCAGTTTCTGCTGATTTCTCTTGCCTTGAGTTTAAAAGGTATCCTTGTAGAAGTGGGCGTGTCTCTGTCATGAACCATCCCAAATTGCTTCGTCCGGTGACTGCTTCTGTGCAGCCGCAGGAGTTGTCAGCTTTGGGGCACGAAGGAAACATTGTTCCTTCTAAAG AAATTATGGATCTTTGGAGAGATGTTGAAGCCGTATGCTTCGATGTGGATAGCACGGTTTGTGTGGATGAAGGTATTGATGAACTTGCTGAGTTTTGTGGAGCTGGAAAGGCTGTTGCTGAATGGACAGCCAG AGCAATGGGTGGATCTGTTCCGTTTGAAGAAGCTCTAGCCGCAAGACTTTCTTTGTTCAAGCCTTCTCTTTCCAAAGTTGAGGAATATCTCCAAAAGAGACCTCCGAG ACTGTCCCCTGGCATTGAAGAGCTAGTCAAGAAGCTCAGAGCCAATAAAATTGATGTCTATTTGATATCTGGAGGTTTTCGACAGATGATCAAT CCTGTAGCGTCGATTCTTGGCATCCCTCGAGAGAATATCTTTGCCAACAATATCCTATTTGGCAATTCCGGTGAGTTTGTGGGCTTTGATGAGAATGAACCTACATCAAGAAGTGGAGGCAAAGCCAAAGCAGTTCAACAAATACGAGAG ACTCGTCTCTACAAGACTATGGCCATGATTGGAGATGGTGCTACTGATCTCGAA GCACGTAAACCTGGTGGCGCAGATTTATTCATATGCTACGCTGGAGTTCAGCTTCGTGAAGCTGTTGCAGCACAAGCAGACTGGCTTATCTTCAAGTTTGAACCTCTCCTAAACTCGTTGGACTAA
- the LOC106422540 gene encoding PLASMODESMATA CALLOSE-BINDING PROTEIN 3 isoform X2 yields MAVVVVLAVILLAMVGHSSGAWCVCREGLSEAMLQKTLDYACGAGADCGPIHQNGPCFNPNTVKSHCSYAVNSFFQKKGQSPGTCDFAGTATVSASDPSYTSCPFPASASGSGTTTPVTTTPSTRVPTTTNTRPYTSSTGGGLGIPSGIPDYTDPSSAFKLQNPRANTFFLSGVLVLFFFNSYLLS; encoded by the exons ATGgcggttgttgttgttcttgctGTGATTTTGTTGGCTATGGTTGGTCACTCAA GTGGGGCATGGTGTGTATGCAGAGAAGGTTTAAGTGAAGCAATGTTGCAGAAGACATTGGACTACGCATGTGGCGCAGGAGCTGATTGTGGACCCATTCACCAGAACGGACCTTGCTTTAATCCAAACACCGTCAAGTCTCACTGCTCCTACGCCGTCAACAGCTTCTTCCAGAAGAAAGGTCAGTCTCCGGGAACTTGTGACTTCGCCGGCACAGCCACCGTCTCAGCCTCTGATCCCA GCTACACTTCTTGTCCTTTTCCTGCAAGTGCAAG TGGTAGTGGGACAACGACACCAGTGACGACAACACCTTCGACAAGAGTCCCTACGACAACTAATACAAGACCCTACACGTCCTCAACAGGAGGAGGTTTGGGAATACCTTCTGGTATCCCAGATTACACAGATCCATCCTCTGCCTTCAAACTCCAAAACCCAAGAGCCAACACTTTCTTTTTATCTGGAGTCTTAGTCTTGTTCTTCTTCAACTCCTACTTGTTGAGCTAG
- the LOC125610247 gene encoding uncharacterized protein LOC125610247 isoform X1: protein MRVDSRRLDAIGFTQGETRGFLQIKASHGKNQKEYGFGFLMEIREYEIRLCGNKRINFEGINDWFRWISLGFFGSQIRSEDGKNMWGSIRVNLPQYTTHDYMRRAAFSYTGILRKEGVAVRVLTWWDLVRISWILVRICPEQAHGCSYLIVIDDSKVCRLPGKGMEWFHGRTLTLFELYKDLLAGELDKCVPDAFSAIGARRY from the exons ATGAGAGTCGATTCACGAAGATTGGATGCTATTGGATTCACACAAGGAGAAACTAGAGGATTTCTACAGATCAAGGCAAGCCATGGGAAGAATCAGAAGGAATATGGTTTTGGTTTTCTAATGGAAATTCGAGAATACGAGATCCGTTTGTGCGGTAACAAACGAATCAATTTCGAGGGGATTAATGATTGGTTTCGATGGATTTCCTTGGGATTCTTTGGTTCTCAGATCAGATCAGAAGATGGGAAGAACATGTGGGGCTCAATCAGAGTCAACTTGCCACAATACACAACACATGACTATATGAGGAGGGCGGCATTCTCGTACACAGGTATTTTAAGGAAAGAGGGAGTGGCGGTAAGAGTTTTAACCTGGTGGGATTTGGTTAGGATTTCGTGGATATTGGTTAGAATCTGTCCAGAACAAGCACATGGCTGTTCATATTTAATTGTGATCGATGATTCTAAGGTTTGTAGGCTTCCTGGTAAAGGGATGGAGTGGTTTCATGGAAGGACTCTTACACTCTTTGAGCTTTATAAGGATCTTCTTGCTGGAGAATTAG ACAAATGCGTACCAGATGCGTTCAGTGCTATCGGAGCAAGGAGGTATTAA
- the LOC106422540 gene encoding phosphoserine phosphatase, chloroplastic isoform X1 produces MEALITSRVVPLRILCRKLSSVSADFSCLEFKRYPCRSGRVSVMNHPKLLRPVTASVQPQELSALGHEGNIVPSKEIMDLWRDVEAVCFDVDSTVCVDEGIDELAEFCGAGKAVAEWTARAMGGSVPFEEALAARLSLFKPSLSKVEEYLQKRPPRLSPGIEELVKKLRANKIDVYLISGGFRQMINPVASILGIPRENIFANNILFGNSGEFVGFDENEPTSRSGGKAKAVQQIRETRLYKTMAMIGDGATDLEARKPGGADLFICYAGVQLREAVAAQADWLIFKFEPLLNSLD; encoded by the exons ATGGAAGCATTAATTACTTCCAGGGTTGTGCCACTTCGGATTCTATGTAGGAAGCTTTCATCAGTTTCTGCTGATTTCTCTTGCCTTGAGTTTAAAAGGTATCCTTGTAGAAGTGGGCGTGTCTCTGTCATGAACCATCCCAAATTGCTTCGTCCGGTGACTGCTTCTGTGCAGCCGCAGGAGTTGTCAGCTTTGGGGCACGAAGGAAACATTGTTCCTTCTAAAG AAATTATGGATCTTTGGAGAGATGTTGAAGCCGTATGCTTCGATGTGGATAGCACGGTTTGTGTGGATGAAGGTATTGATGAACTTGCTGAGTTTTGTGGAGCTGGAAAGGCTGTTGCTGAATGGACAGCCAG AGCAATGGGTGGATCTGTTCCGTTTGAAGAAGCTCTAGCCGCAAGACTTTCTTTGTTCAAGCCTTCTCTTTCCAAAGTTGAGGAATATCTCCAAAAGAGACCTCCGAG ACTGTCCCCTGGCATTGAAGAGCTAGTCAAGAAGCTCAGAGCCAATAAAATTGATGTCTATTTGATATCTGGAGGTTTTCGACAGATGATCAAT CCTGTAGCGTCGATTCTTGGCATCCCTCGAGAGAATATCTTTGCCAACAATATCCTATTTGGCAATTCCGGTGAGTTTGTGGGCTTTGATGAGAATGAACCTACATCAAGAAGTGGAGGCAAAGCCAAAGCAGTTCAACAAATACGAGAG ACTCGTCTCTACAAGACTATGGCCATGATTGGAGATGGTGCTACTGATCTCGAA GCACGTAAACCTGGTGGCGCAGATTTATTCATATGCTACGCTGGAGTTCAGCTTCGTGAAGCTGTTGCAGCACAAGCAGACTGGCTTATCTTCAAGTTTGAACCTCTCCTAAACTCGTTGGACTAA